A genomic stretch from Telopea speciosissima isolate NSW1024214 ecotype Mountain lineage chromosome 7, Tspe_v1, whole genome shotgun sequence includes:
- the LOC122668757 gene encoding LOB domain-containing protein 24-like yields the protein MNGERIDGRGKGCAACKQRKIKCDERCLLSPYFPQSRQEDFIDVQKHYGVSSINKILNKIEPEQRNEAIKSIVLESKARKNDPVNGIVGIIHKLQSQIKFYENEIAIVNQQLTYCKQREKHIFHQQKEQIEQLTCYQKRQKEQIKQLLKNQQFLCSELLASSLSSSSSSTSSQLLKQFDDYNYQMRSLPADSVRSET from the coding sequence atgaatggGGAAAGGATTGATGGCCGTGGCAAAGGTTGTGCTGCATGCAAGCAGAGGAAGATAAAGTGTGATGAAAGGTGTTTGTTATCCCCATACTTCCCTCAAAGTAGACAAGAAGACTTTATTGATGTCCAAAAGCACTATGGTGTGAGCAGCATCAACAAGATCCTGAACAAAATTGAGCCTGAGCAGAGAAATGAAGCCATCAAGTCGATAGTGTTGGAGTCCAAAGCAAGGAAGAATGATCCTGTGAATGGTATTGTAGGTATCATCCACAAACTTCAatctcaaataaaattttatgagAACGAGATTGCCATTGTTAACCAACAGCTTACTTATTGCAAACAACGAGAAAAACATATTTTTCATCAGCAAAAAGAACAAATCGAACAGCTTACTTGTTAccaaaaaaggcaaaaagaacAAATAAAACAGTTATTGAAGAACCAACAATTCTTATGCTCTGAACTTTTAGCTTCAtctttatcatcatcatcatcatctacttCTTCACAATTGCTGAAGCAATTCGACGACTACAATTATCAGATGCGTTCTTTACCAGCTGATTCTGTAAGATCTGAAACCTGA
- the LOC122668758 gene encoding LOB domain-containing protein 22-like, translating to MGERIDGRGKGCAACKQRKIKCDERCLLSLYFPQSRQEDFIDVQKHYGVSSINKILNKIEPEQRNEAIKSIVLESKARKYDPVNGIVGIIHKLQSQIKFNENEIAIVNQQLTYCKQQEKHIFHQQKEQIEQFTCYQKRQKEQIKQLLKNQQFLCFELLASTSSSSSSSSSSISSQLLKQFGDYNYQMLALLPDSVRSEI from the coding sequence atggGGGAAAGGATTGATGGTCGTGGCAAAGGTTGTGCTGCATGCAAGCAGAGGAAGATAAAGTGTGATGAAAGGTGTTTGTTATCCCTATACTTCCCTCAAAGTAGACAAGAAGACTTTATCGATGTCCAAAAGCACTATGGTGTGAGTAGCATCAACAAGATCCTGAACAAAATCGAGCCTGAGCAGAGAAATGAAGCCATCAAATCGATAGTGTTGGAGTCCAAAGCAAGGAAGTATGATCCTGTGAATGGTATTGTAGGTATCATCCACAAGCTTCAATCACAAATAAAATTTAATGAGAATGAGATTGCCATTGTTAACCAACAGCTTACATATTGTAAACAACAAGAAAAACATATTTTTCATCAGCAAAAAGAACAAATCGAACAGTTTACTTGTtaccaaaaaagacaaaaagaacaAATAAAACAGTTACTGAAGAACCAGCAATTCTTATGCTTTGAACTTTTAGCTtcaacttcatcatcatcatcatcatcatcatcatccatttCTTCACAATTGCTGAAGCAATTCGGCGACTACAATTATCAGATGCTTGCTTTACTACCTGATTCTGTAAGATCTGAAATCTGA
- the LOC122668760 gene encoding adenylate isopentenyltransferase 5, chloroplastic-like yields the protein MKSDFFTMDGDYSKGIRRSIGVPELDTYFRAEATSCEDKEKLEILFEEGIDRMKSNTYDLARRQFEKINCLRVEKGWNIHLLDATEVFLKRGFQREQEWRWQVAEPSMEIVSSFLYGDKY from the coding sequence ATGAAGTCTGATTTTTTCACAATGGATGGAGATTACTCCAAGGGCATTCGACGATCTATCGGAGTCCCAGAACTTGATACATACTTCAGAGCAGAAGCCACCAGTTGTGAAGACAAAGAAAAACTAGAGATATTGTTTGAAGAAGGAATAGATAGAATGAAATCTAATACATATGACTTAGCTCGTCGCCAATTTGAGAAGATTAATTGCTTGAGGGTTGAGAAGGGATGGAATATTCACCTCTTAGATGCCACTGAGGTATTCCTTAAGCGTGGTTTCCAACGTGAGCAAGAATGGCGGTGGCAAGTAGCTGAGCCGAGTATGGAAATTGTAAGCAGTTTTCTCTATGGAGATAAATATTAA